A single genomic interval of uncultured Sphaerochaeta sp. harbors:
- a CDS encoding secondary thiamine-phosphate synthase enzyme YjbQ, which yields MLQSLTIATPREAFLPITLQVQKCVTEAQVKQGYVLVFCPHTTAGLTINENADPDVVKDMMYGLRNAFPENSKFRHAEGNSTAHLKASAMGSSVMVPIMHGRLSLGIWQDIYFCEFDGPRTRTFQVMVVST from the coding sequence ATGTTACAGTCATTAACCATCGCTACTCCGCGAGAAGCCTTCCTACCCATTACACTACAAGTACAAAAGTGTGTCACTGAAGCACAAGTAAAGCAAGGATATGTTCTCGTATTCTGCCCACATACGACTGCAGGACTTACCATCAATGAAAATGCGGATCCAGATGTGGTGAAGGATATGATGTATGGGTTACGCAACGCATTTCCCGAGAACAGCAAATTCAGGCATGCCGAAGGCAATTCAACGGCACACCTGAAAGCTTCTGCCATGGGATCCAGTGTAATGGTCCCCATTATGCATGGTAGACTTTCACTGGGCATCTGGCAGGACATCTATTTCTGTGAATTCGATGGTCCAAGAACCAGAACCTTCCAAGTTATGGTGGTTTCTACCTGA